One Castanea sativa cultivar Marrone di Chiusa Pesio chromosome 4, ASM4071231v1 DNA window includes the following coding sequences:
- the LOC142632141 gene encoding COBRA-like protein 4, with the protein MVFNTYAHLVSSVFFIVLFAHAEAYDPLDPTGNITIKWDVISWTADGYTATVTMTNYQMYRHIMSPGWTMGWTWAKKEVIWTMLGAEATEQGDCSKYKGNIPYCCEKKPTIVDLLPGVPYNQQVANCCKGGVVPSWGQDPSAAISSFQLTVGSSGTSSKTLKLPTNFTLHGPGPGYTCSQPVIVTPTRFLTSDGRRQTQALMTWNAVCTYSQILASPSPTCCVSMSSFYNSTIVTCPTCACGCQNRDNCITDSTIQSIVGANTTNGPLLQCTQHMCPIRVHWHVKLNYVSYWRVKTSITNFNYGLNYTQWTLVVQHPNLNNVTQVFSFNYQPLMPYKSTNDTGMFYGLKFYNDLLMEDGPNGNVQSEMLLEKDMNTFTWDNGWAFPRKVYFNGDECVMPPPDSYPMPPNSANANPIASSTLSAFVLLILLVFW; encoded by the exons ATGGTTTTCAATACATATGCACATCTTGTATCATCTGTTTTCTTTATTGTCTTGTTTGCTCATGCAG AGGCATATGACCCTTTGGACCCTACTGGTAATATTACAATCAAATGGGATGTCATATCTTGGACCGCAGATGGTTATACG GCAACAGTGACAATGACCAACTACCAAATGTACCGGCACATTATGAGCCCTGGTTGGACCATGGGATGGACATGGGCTAAGAAAGAAGTGATATGGACCATGCTGGGTGCGGAAGCCACAGAACAAGGAGACTGTTCCAAGTATAAGGGAAACATCCCCTACTGTTGTGAGAAGAAACCTACCATTGTAGACTTGCTCCCAGGTGTCCCTTATAACCAACAAGTTGCCAATTGCTGTAAGGGTGGTGTTGTGCCATCATGGGGACAAGATCCTTCAGCTGCTATCTCATCCTTTCAGCTCACTGTTGGGAGTTCTGGTACATCTAGTAAGACTCTGAAATTGCCTACGAATTTCACTTTGCATGGTCCAGGGCCAGGCTACACTTGCAGCCAACCGGTTATCGTGACACCCACACGTTTCCTCACTTCTGATGGTCGTCGACAAACTCAAGCACTCA TGACATGGAATGCGGTATGCACCTACTCACAGATCCTAGCTTCTCCAAGCCCAACCTGTTGTGTCTCGATGTCATCTTTCTATAACTCAACGATAGTTACGTGTCCAACTTGTGCTTGTGGATGCCAGAACAGAGACAATTGCATCAC TGACTCAACGATTCAAAGCATTGTGGGAGCAAACACAACCAATGGGCCATTACTACAGTGCACACAGCACATGTGCCCAATAAGGGTGCATTGGCATGTGAAGCTAAACTATGTTTCGTATTGGCGTGTGAAGACGAGCATCACCAACTTCAACTACGGACTTAACTACACACAGTGGACCCTTGTTGTTCAGCATCCAAATCTCAACAATGTCACTCAAGTTTTTAGCTTCAATTACCAGCCGCTCATGCCATACAAATCCACAA ATGACACTGGCATGTTTTATGGCTTAAAATTCTACAATGACCTGCTAATGGAAGATGGGCCAAATGGTAATGTCCAGTCAGAGATGCTTCTTGAGAAAGACATGAACACATTCACTTGGGACAATGGGTGGGCTTTCCCTAGGAAAGTCTACTTCAATGGTGATGAATGTGTGATGCCCCCTCCTGATTCATATCCTATGCCACCCAACTCTGCCAATGCTAATCCCATTGCATCATCAACATTGTCTGCCTTTGTACTTCTAATATTGCTGGTGTTTTGGTGA
- the LOC142632139 gene encoding COBRA-like protein 4, which translates to MEFNNHTDPIEESMLDARGCSQRRQCYVFPELKFMFLAVLYVMMFSPTEAYDPLDPTGNITIKWDVMSWTPDGYVAAVTMNNFQMYRGIMNPGWTLGWSWAKKEVIWTMIGAQSTEQGDCSKFKGNVPHCCKRTPTIVDLLPGVPYNQQYTNCCKGGVLGTWGQDPLSAVSAFQVSVGLAGTSNKTVKLPKNFTLLGPGPGYTCGPAKIVPSTVFLTPDKRRKTQALMTWNVTCTYSQFLASKNPSCCVSFSSFYNQTITPCPSCACGCQNKKNCIKSNSKLLRRAGINTPKKDNTPLLQCTHHMCPIRVHWHVKLNYKDYWRVKVAITNFNYRLNYSQWTLVAQHPNLNNVTQVFSFDYKPLVPYESINDTGMFYGMKFYNDLLMEAGPLGNVQSEVLLQKDKDTFTFKQGWAFPRKVYFNGDECMLPPPDTYPFLPNSAHANPIATPAVAAFLLLLLSMW; encoded by the exons ATGGAATTCAATAACCATACAGACCCGATTGAGGAAAGTATGTTAGACGCCAGAGGTTGTTCTCAAAGGCGGCAATGCTACGTCTTTCCAGAGCTGAAGTTCATGTTCTTGGCTGTTTTATATGTCATGATGTTCTCTCCCACAG AGGCATATGATCCCTTGGATCCAACTGGAAATATAACAATCAAATGGGATGTAATGTCTTGGACGCCTGATGGTTATGTG GCTGCAGTGACAATGAACAACTTTCAAATGTATCGAGGAATCATGAACCCTGGCTGGACTTTAGGATGGAGTTGGGCTAAGAAAGAAGTAATCTGGACAATGATAGGAGCTCAATCCACAGAGCAAGGAGACTGCTCCAAGTTCAAAGGAAATGTACCTCACTGCTGTAAGAGGACTCCCACAATTGTTGACTTGCTCCCTGGAGTTCCTTACAATCAACAGTACACCAATTGCTGCAAGGGTGGCGTGTTGGGAACTTGGGGGCAGGACCCCTTAAGTGCAGTCTCTGCCTTCCAGGTGAGCGTTGGACTCGCTGGCACTTCTAATAAGACAGTCAAGCTTCCCAAGAACTTCACTTTGCTTGGTCCAGGACCAGGGTACACTTGTGGCCCTGCAAAGATTGTGCCATCCACAGTCTTCCTCACCCCTGATAAAAGGAGGAAAACTCAGGCACTTA TGACATGGAATGTGACGTGCACTTATTCTCAGTTTCTAGCCTCTAAGAACCCTAGCTGTTGTGTTTCCTTTTCATCCTTCTACAATCAAACAATCACCCCCTGCCCATCTTGTGCTTGTGGTTGCCAGAACAAGAAAAATTGTATCAA GAGCAACTCAAAGCTACTACGTAGGGCAGGAATAAACACTCCTAAAAAGGATAATACACCATTGTTACAGTGCACACATCATATGTGCCCCATACGTGTACACTGGCATGTAAAGCTCAATTATAAGGACTATTGGCGTGTGAAGGTTGCCATCACTAATTTTAACTACCGGCTGAACTACTCACAATGGACACTCGTGGCACAGCATCCCAATCTCAACAATGTCACCCAAGTCTTTAGCTTTGATTACAAGCCTCTTGTCCCCTATGAATCCATAA ATGATACTGGTATGTTCTATGGCATGAAATTCTACAATGACCTACTAATGGAAGCTGGGCCTCTAGGAAATGTCCAATCTGAAGTGCTTCTCCAGAAAGACAAGGACACATTTACATTCAAGCAAGGATGGGCATTTCCTCGGAAAGTTTACTTCAATGGCGACGAATGTATGCTTCCTCCACCCGATACCTATCCATTTCTACCAAACTCTGCTCATGCAAATCCAATTGCAACTCCAGCAGTGGCTGCCTTCCTATTATTACTACTGTCCATGTGGTGA
- the LOC142632140 gene encoding protein COBRA-like: MESLSLSASGSITKLSSFAVLLVVVFLCSSFTSTEAYDALDPTGNITIKWDVISWTPDGYVATVTMYNFQQYRHIQAPGWTLGWTWAKKEVIWSMMGGQTTEQGDCSRFKGNVPHCCKKDPTVVDLLPGTPYNQQIANCCKGGVLNSWVQDPSNAASSFQVSVGAAGTTNKTVKLPKNFTLKAPGPGYSCGPAKIVRPSKYLTADKRRVTQALMTWNVTCTYSQFLAQKTPTCCVSLSSFYNDTIVNCPTCTCGCQNNITEPGSCVNPDSPYLASAVSGPGKSSNAPLVQCTSHMCPIRVHWHVKLNYKDYWRVKITITNFNYRMNYTQWNLVVQHPNFDNLTQLFSFQYKSLTPYAGLNDTAMLWGVKFYNDFLSQAGPYGNVQSELLFRKDQSTFTFEKGWAFPRRIYFNGDNCVMPPPDAYPWLPNAGSRPLSSLLHSAFTILSSLVFLLAFA; this comes from the exons ATGGAGTCCCTCTCCTTATCAGCGTCTGGATCCATTACAAAGCTCAGTAGCTTTGCTGTACTGCTTGTGGTGGTGTTTTTGTGCTCCAGTTTTACTTCAACAG AAGCCTACGATGCACTTGATCCAACTGGAAATATCACAATCAAATGGGATGTAATAAGCTGGACACCAGATGGCTATGTT GCTACTGTTACAATGTATAACTTCCAGCAATATCGCCATATTCAAGCACCAGGGTGGACATTGGGGTGGACATGGGCGAAGAAGGAAGTAATATGGAGCATGATGGGGGGCCAAACAACAGAGCAAGGGGATTGTTCAAGATTTAAAGGGAACGTTCCACATTGCTGTAAGAAGGATCCAACGGTTGTGGATTTATTGCCAGGAACTCCATACAACCAGCAGATTGCTAATTGCTGCAAAGGGGGAGTATTAAACTCATGGGTCCAGGACCCATCCAATGCAGCAAGCTCATTCCAGGTGAGTGTGGGTGCTGCAGGAACAACTAACAAAACTGTCAAACTACCTAAAAACTTCACCCTGAAAGCACCAGGGCCTGGATATTCCTGTGGACCGGCAAAGATTGTGAGACCAAGTAAATATTTGACAGCAGATAAAAGGAGGGTCACTCAAGCTTTGA TGACCTGGAATGTTACTTGCACATATTCACAATTCTTGGCTCAAAAGACACCCACTTGTTGTGTTTCTCTCTCGTCCTTCTATAATGACACAATAGTAAATTGCCCAACCTGCACCTGTGGCTGTCAAAACAATATAACAGAACCAGGGAGTTGTGTGAA TCCCGACTCTCCATATTTAGCTTCAGCTGTATCAGGTCCAGGAAAATCTAGTAATGCACCTCTGGTCCAGTGCACCAGCCATATGTGTCCTATCCGAGTCCATTGGCATGTCAAACTCAATTACAAGGACTACTGGAGGGTGAAGATCACAATAACGAATTTCAATTACAGAATGAACTACACGCAATGGAATCTTGTTGTACAACATCCCAACTTTGATAATCTAACCCagcttttcagttttcaatacAAGTCCTTGACTCCTTATGCTGGCCTGA ATGACACTGCAATGTTATGGGGAGTCAAGTTTTACAATGATTTTCTCTCGCAAGCTGGACCATATGGGAATGTGCAGTCAGAGCTCCTATTCCGCAAGGACCAGTCAACTTTTACTTTTGAAAAGGGATGGGCTTTCCCACGAAGGATTTATTTTAATGGTGATAACTGTGTCATGCCACCTCCAGATGCCTACCCATGGTTGCCAAATGCTGGTTCCCGGCCACTTTCTTCTCTACTTCATTCAGCATTTACCATCCTGTCATCTTTGGTATTCTTATTGGCTTTTGCATAG